One Thermoanaerobacter pseudethanolicus ATCC 33223 DNA window includes the following coding sequences:
- the hisA gene encoding 1-(5-phosphoribosyl)-5-[(5-phosphoribosylamino)methylideneamino]imidazole-4-carboxamide isomerase, whose protein sequence is MVLIPAIDIMEEKCVRLTKGDFNTKEVYYENPVDVAKMWEELGAKRIHVVDLDGAKQGHLVNGNVIEQITKNCKAEIEVGGGIRNRETIDYLFSVGVKYVILGSAAIYDKDLLLYSLSNYGERTIVGIDSKNGEVAVSGWLEKTKIKDMELAKKMKEIGVKTIIFTDISKDGTLNGPNFKALENILKTGVQVIASGGISSIEDLKKLKEMGAYGAIIGKALYIGKINFKSALEVI, encoded by the coding sequence ATGGTTTTAATACCTGCAATTGATATTATGGAAGAAAAATGTGTAAGGCTTACAAAAGGAGATTTTAATACCAAAGAGGTTTATTATGAAAATCCCGTTGACGTAGCTAAAATGTGGGAGGAATTAGGAGCAAAGAGAATTCATGTGGTAGATTTAGATGGTGCAAAACAAGGTCATTTGGTAAATGGTAATGTCATTGAACAGATTACAAAAAACTGTAAAGCCGAGATAGAAGTAGGTGGAGGAATAAGGAATAGAGAAACTATCGATTATCTTTTTTCTGTAGGTGTTAAGTATGTAATTTTAGGTTCGGCGGCAATATATGACAAAGACCTTCTTCTTTATTCCCTTTCCAATTACGGAGAAAGGACGATAGTGGGTATAGATTCAAAGAATGGAGAAGTTGCCGTAAGTGGATGGCTTGAAAAGACTAAAATAAAAGATATGGAGTTAGCTAAAAAAATGAAAGAAATAGGAGTAAAAACGATAATTTTCACTGATATTTCTAAAGATGGAACTCTTAATGGACCAAATTTTAAAGCTTTAGAAAATATTTTAAAAACAGGTGTTCAAGTGATAGCATCAGGAGGAATATCCTCAATTGAGGATTTAAAAAAGCTTAAAGAGATGGGAGCATATGGTGCGATAATTGGAAAAGCCTTATATATTGGAAAAATAAACTTTAAAAGTGCTTTGGAGGTAATATAA
- the hisH gene encoding imidazole glycerol phosphate synthase subunit HisH, which yields MIGIIDYGMGNLRSVEKAFKYVGYEAKIIKDVASVKEAHALVLPGVGAFPDAMDTLIKTGMFEEIKRQIDKGKLFLGICLGMQLLFEKGFEIEETEGFKIFKGQVIELPKHNKIPHMGWNSLEIKKETPLLKGVENGDYAYFVHSYYVANNEEKYVYAVTDYGVQIPAVIIKDNVFSCQFHPEKSGKVGLKILKNFGEMAKWF from the coding sequence TTGATAGGGATTATTGACTATGGAATGGGAAATTTAAGAAGTGTAGAAAAAGCATTTAAATACGTAGGCTATGAGGCAAAAATTATAAAAGATGTAGCTTCGGTAAAAGAGGCTCATGCATTAGTTCTTCCTGGAGTGGGAGCTTTTCCTGATGCGATGGATACTCTCATTAAAACAGGCATGTTTGAAGAGATAAAAAGACAAATCGACAAAGGTAAGTTGTTTCTTGGGATATGTTTGGGGATGCAGCTTTTATTTGAAAAGGGTTTTGAGATAGAAGAAACTGAGGGTTTTAAGATTTTTAAAGGGCAAGTAATAGAACTTCCAAAACATAATAAAATTCCTCACATGGGATGGAATAGTCTTGAAATAAAAAAGGAAACTCCACTTCTTAAAGGAGTGGAGAATGGAGATTATGCGTATTTTGTTCATTCTTATTATGTAGCCAACAATGAAGAGAAATATGTGTATGCAGTGACTGATTATGGTGTTCAGATTCCTGCAGTTATAATTAAAGACAATGTTTTTTCTTGTCAATTCCATCCTGAGAAGAGCGGAAAAGTGGGGCTTAAAATTTTAAAGAATTTTGGAGAGATGGCAAAATGGTTTTAA
- the hisF gene encoding imidazole glycerol phosphate synthase subunit HisF, whose translation MLAKRIIPCLDVKDGRVVKGVNFLNLKDAGDPVQIASEYNELGADELVFLDITASYEKRKIMIEVVKRTSEKVFIPLTVGGGISDLDDIKDILRAGADKVSINTQAVKQPTLIRQAAVRFGSQCVVVAIDAKRRSDGSGFDVYINGGRVNTGLDVIEWAKKVESLGAGEILLTSMDKDGTKDGYDIELTRMVSEAVNIPVIASGGAGNKEHFKEVFTEGKADAALAASVFHYRELEIKEVKRYLKEEGIPVRI comes from the coding sequence ATGCTTGCAAAAAGAATAATTCCTTGTTTAGATGTGAAAGACGGCAGGGTAGTAAAAGGAGTTAACTTTTTAAATTTAAAAGATGCGGGAGACCCTGTCCAGATAGCATCAGAGTACAATGAATTAGGAGCAGATGAGCTTGTATTCTTGGACATTACTGCTTCTTATGAAAAGCGAAAAATAATGATAGAAGTTGTAAAAAGGACTTCTGAAAAAGTATTTATTCCTTTAACTGTTGGGGGTGGAATTTCAGACCTTGACGATATAAAAGATATTCTAAGAGCAGGGGCTGATAAGGTTTCAATAAATACCCAAGCTGTGAAACAACCAACTCTTATTCGTCAGGCCGCTGTACGTTTTGGAAGCCAATGTGTGGTTGTAGCAATTGATGCCAAGAGGCGAAGTGATGGCTCGGGCTTTGATGTGTATATAAACGGCGGAAGGGTAAACACAGGGCTTGATGTGATTGAGTGGGCTAAAAAAGTAGAGTCTTTAGGAGCAGGAGAAATACTTCTTACAAGTATGGATAAAGACGGTACTAAAGATGGGTATGATATAGAGCTTACAAGAATGGTAAGTGAAGCTGTCAATATCCCCGTTATAGCTTCTGGAGGTGCAGGAAATAAAGAGCATTTTAAAGAGGTTTTTACTGAAGGCAAAGCTGATGCTGCGTTAGCGGCTTCTGTGTTTCATTACAGGGAGTTGGAAATAAAAGAAGTTAAAAGATATTTAAAAGAAGAAGGTATACCAGTGAGAATTTAA
- the glyA gene encoding serine hydroxymethyltransferase, with the protein MDIEIIRKTDPEIADAIEKELIRQRNKIELIASENFVSRAVMEAMGSPLTNKYAEGYPNKRYYGGCEYVDIAEELARERLKKLFGAEHANVQPHSGAQANMAAYFALIKPGDTVLGMDLAHGGHLTHGSKVNFSGQIYNFVSYGVREDTGYIDYDEVERVAKKHKPKLIVAGASAYPRIIDFKRFREIADKVGAYLMVDMAHIAGLVAAGLHPNPVPYADVVTTTTHKTLRGPRGGAILCKEEYAKAIDKALFPGTQGGPLMHIIAAKAVCFKEALTDEFKEYQKRIVENAKALANALMERGINLVSGGTDNHLMLLDLRNTGITGKELETRLDEVNITCNKNAIPFDPLGPNVTSGVRLGTPAVTTRGMKPEDMVEIADIIVNVIRDENYKEKAKERVANLLKKYPLYEDLI; encoded by the coding sequence ATGGATATTGAAATAATAAGAAAAACTGATCCAGAAATTGCAGACGCAATTGAAAAAGAGCTTATAAGGCAGAGAAATAAAATAGAGCTTATAGCTTCTGAAAATTTTGTAAGTAGAGCTGTAATGGAAGCAATGGGGTCCCCTCTTACTAATAAATACGCAGAAGGGTATCCAAATAAAAGGTATTACGGCGGTTGCGAATATGTGGATATAGCTGAAGAGTTAGCAAGAGAAAGGCTCAAAAAACTTTTTGGTGCTGAACACGCAAATGTACAACCTCATTCAGGAGCACAGGCAAACATGGCTGCTTATTTTGCTCTTATAAAGCCAGGAGATACTGTGCTGGGAATGGATTTAGCCCATGGAGGGCACCTCACTCATGGAAGCAAAGTCAATTTTTCAGGCCAAATCTATAATTTCGTATCTTACGGAGTAAGAGAAGATACAGGATATATAGATTACGATGAAGTAGAAAGAGTCGCAAAAAAGCACAAACCCAAATTGATTGTCGCAGGTGCTAGCGCTTACCCAAGGATAATCGATTTTAAGAGATTTAGAGAAATTGCAGACAAGGTTGGAGCTTACCTAATGGTAGACATGGCTCATATAGCTGGTCTTGTAGCAGCAGGTCTTCATCCTAATCCTGTTCCTTATGCAGATGTCGTTACGACTACCACCCATAAGACTTTAAGAGGCCCAAGAGGAGGAGCTATTCTTTGCAAAGAAGAATACGCAAAAGCAATAGACAAAGCACTCTTCCCGGGCACACAAGGTGGCCCTTTAATGCATATAATAGCAGCAAAAGCCGTTTGTTTTAAAGAAGCTCTCACCGATGAATTCAAAGAATATCAAAAAAGAATTGTCGAAAATGCAAAAGCTTTAGCAAATGCATTAATGGAAAGAGGAATAAATTTAGTGTCAGGTGGAACCGATAACCACTTGATGTTGTTGGATTTAAGAAACACAGGAATAACAGGCAAAGAGTTAGAAACAAGATTAGATGAAGTAAACATAACTTGCAACAAAAATGCTATACCTTTTGACCCATTAGGGCCAAATGTCACTTCTGGTGTGAGACTGGGAACTCCAGCTGTTACAACAAGAGGAATGAAACCTGAAGATATGGTAGAAATAGCGGACATTATAGTCAATGTAATAAGGGATGAAAACTATAAAGAAAAAGCAAAAGAAAGAGTAGCAAATCTTCTCAAAAAATACCCTCTTTATGAGGACCTCATATAA
- the ltrA gene encoding group II intron reverse transcriptase/maturase — translation MDSKDMQRLQTTQQRGYPLNREMEFQKTTEVHSISSASKDRRNDVQRYTSKMLEMIVERGNMRAAYKRVVANKGSHGVDGMGVDELLPYLKENWATIKQQLLEGKYKPQPVRRVEIPKPDGGKRLLGIPTALDRLIQQAIAQILNRVYNHTFSDSSYGFRPGRSAKDAIKAAEAYINEGYTWVVDMDLEKFFDRVNHDIIMSKLEKRIGDKRVLKLIRRYLESGVMINGIKVSTEEGTPQGGPLSPLLANIMLDELDKELEKRGHKFCRYADDCNIYVKSRSAGDRVMKSIKKFIESKLKLKVNEAKSAVDRPWRRKFLGFSFYTKENEVRIRIHEKSIKRFKEKVREITNRNKGISMENRIKRLNQITTGWVNYFGLADAKSIMKTLDEWIRRRLRACIWKQWKKIKTKHDNLVKLGVEEQKAWEYANTRKGYWRISNSPILNKTLTNKYFESIGYKSLSQRYLIVHNS, via the coding sequence ATGGACTCGAAAGATATGCAGAGACTGCAGACAACTCAACAAAGAGGCTATCCGTTGAATAGAGAAATGGAATTTCAAAAGACAACGGAAGTGCATAGTATATCATCGGCGTCAAAAGATAGAAGAAACGATGTACAAAGATATACCAGCAAGATGCTTGAAATGATAGTAGAACGAGGAAACATGAGAGCAGCATACAAGCGCGTTGTTGCAAATAAAGGAAGCCATGGAGTCGATGGGATGGGAGTAGATGAACTTCTACCGTATCTCAAAGAAAACTGGGCAACCATAAAACAACAACTGCTGGAGGGGAAATACAAACCACAACCAGTGCGAAGAGTAGAAATTCCCAAACCTGATGGAGGAAAAAGACTACTAGGAATACCTACAGCACTAGATAGGCTAATACAACAAGCAATAGCCCAAATACTAAATAGAGTCTACAACCATACATTTTCTGATAGCAGTTATGGATTCAGACCAGGACGCAGTGCAAAAGACGCAATAAAAGCCGCAGAAGCATACATAAATGAAGGATACACATGGGTTGTAGATATGGACTTAGAAAAGTTCTTTGACAGAGTAAACCACGACATAATAATGTCCAAACTAGAAAAGCGGATAGGAGATAAAAGGGTACTAAAGTTAATACGAAGATACCTAGAATCAGGAGTAATGATAAACGGAATCAAAGTATCAACAGAAGAAGGGACACCCCAAGGAGGGCCATTAAGTCCACTATTAGCAAACATAATGTTGGACGAACTAGACAAAGAACTTGAAAAACGAGGGCATAAATTCTGCCGATATGCAGATGACTGCAACATATATGTAAAAAGCAGGTCTGCAGGAGACAGAGTAATGAAGAGCATAAAGAAATTCATAGAAAGCAAATTAAAACTAAAAGTCAACGAAGCAAAAAGTGCTGTAGATAGACCATGGAGAAGAAAATTTCTTGGATTTTCATTCTATACAAAAGAAAACGAAGTAAGAATAAGAATTCATGAAAAATCCATCAAAAGGTTTAAGGAAAAAGTAAGAGAAATAACCAATCGGAACAAGGGAATAAGCATGGAAAACAGAATAAAAAGACTAAATCAAATAACAACAGGATGGGTCAACTATTTTGGATTAGCAGACGCGAAAAGCATAATGAAAACCCTTGACGAATGGATAAGGCGAAGACTAAGGGCATGTATATGGAAACAATGGAAGAAGATAAAAACGAAGCATGATAACCTAGTAAAACTAGGAGTAGAAGAACAAAAAGCCTGGGAATACGCCAATACAAGGAAAGGCTACTGGAGAATATCCAATAGCCCAATCCTAAATAAGACTCTTACAAATAAATACTTTGAAAGCATAGGTTATAAGAGTTTATCCCAAAGATATCTAATTGTACATAATTCCTAA
- the hisIE gene encoding bifunctional phosphoribosyl-AMP cyclohydrolase/phosphoribosyl-ATP diphosphatase HisIE: protein MIDIEELKFDEKGLIPAIVQDYNTKQVLMLAYMNEESLKLSLEKGETYFFSRSRKEIWHKGETSGNTQKIKNIFYDCDGDALLIEVEPKGPACHTGNVSCFYRSFLGEVENYDMEILKMLYERVKDRKTNPAEGSYTNYLFEKGIDKILKKIGEETTEVVIASKNDSKEEIVYEVSDLLYHLIVLLVDKGIKLEDVYGELGRRYYKPKEFKEEHEERKK, encoded by the coding sequence ATGATTGATATAGAGGAATTAAAGTTTGATGAAAAAGGACTTATTCCTGCGATTGTGCAAGACTACAATACAAAACAAGTATTAATGTTGGCTTATATGAATGAGGAAAGTTTAAAATTAAGCTTGGAAAAGGGAGAAACTTATTTTTTTAGCAGAAGTAGAAAGGAAATTTGGCATAAAGGGGAAACTTCAGGTAATACCCAAAAGATAAAAAACATATTTTATGACTGCGATGGGGATGCTTTGCTAATTGAGGTGGAGCCAAAAGGGCCGGCATGCCATACAGGGAATGTAAGCTGTTTTTATAGGAGCTTTTTAGGTGAAGTTGAAAATTATGACATGGAAATACTTAAAATGCTATATGAACGGGTAAAAGATAGAAAGACAAACCCGGCAGAAGGGTCTTATACTAATTATTTGTTTGAAAAAGGCATAGATAAGATTTTAAAGAAAATTGGCGAAGAAACTACGGAGGTAGTGATAGCTTCCAAAAATGACTCCAAAGAAGAGATAGTGTATGAGGTTTCAGATTTACTTTATCATTTAATAGTTTTGTTAGTTGACAAAGGTATAAAGCTCGAGGATGTATACGGTGAGCTTGGTAGAAGGTATTATAAGCCAAAGGAATTTAAAGAAGAACATGAAGAGAGAAAGAAATAG